The following are from one region of the Nitrospirota bacterium genome:
- a CDS encoding tetratricopeptide repeat protein: LRLLFLPINQNLDYDYPVYHSFFEPNVFLSFMFLLFVFGLGVYLFYCSKTKQQTPDTQAEAPYQVRGRLCGYAERLTPHVLRLTPYLLRLTAFGLFWFFITLSIESSIIPLKDVIFEHRLYLPSIGLIIAFVSVAFYFIPYLSSLIFQPSTFNPQPSSSPSHHSSRLSLTTCYLLLTTAVIVFSIAAYERNTIWKSDISLWEDVVRKSPNKEGGYLNLGLAYLSQGLTDKAIKCFLFASQLKPEFPDSYINLGLSYYTQGAFAKAIEYYQTALRLNPESPHIIHNNIGTAYDSMGLISNSIEHYEIALKLNPDFAEPYINLGIIYHSQGLIDKAIESYQIALKLNPDSSEAHYNMGISYSLKGLTDNAIKHLENSLTLKPDFAKAHYYLGVEYRKKGLIDKAEEHFRIADKLGYTN, from the coding sequence ACTTAAGGCTCTTGTTTTTACCAATAAACCAGAACCTTGATTATGACTATCCGGTATATCATTCATTTTTTGAGCCGAATGTATTTTTATCGTTTATGTTTTTATTGTTTGTTTTTGGGCTCGGGGTTTATCTGTTTTATTGTTCAAAAACCAAACAACAAACCCCGGATACGCAGGCTGAAGCCCCGTATCAAGTACGGGGCAGGCTCTGCGGCTACGCTGAACGCCTTACTCCTCACGTTTTACGTCTTACACCTTACCTCTTACGCCTCACCGCCTTCGGCCTTTTCTGGTTTTTTATAACCCTCTCTATTGAATCATCTATTATTCCTCTAAAAGATGTAATATTTGAACACAGGCTGTATCTGCCAAGCATAGGGTTAATAATCGCCTTTGTCAGCGTCGCCTTTTATTTCATTCCTTATCTTTCATCCCTCATTTTTCAACCTTCAACCTTCAACCCTCAACCTTCATCTTCCCCCTCTCATCACTCCTCCCGTCTTTCCCTTACTACTTGCTACTTGCTACTTACTACTGCTGTTATTGTGTTCTCCATCGCCGCTTATGAACGAAATACTATATGGAAAAGTGACATAAGTTTATGGGAAGATGTTGTAAGGAAGAGTCCAAATAAAGAGGGCGGGTATCTCAATCTGGGCTTGGCTTATCTATCACAAGGCTTAACAGACAAAGCTATAAAATGTTTTTTATTTGCCTCTCAATTAAAACCGGAATTCCCTGATTCTTACATTAACCTTGGTCTTAGTTATTACACTCAAGGCGCTTTTGCTAAAGCCATAGAATACTATCAGACTGCATTAAGACTAAATCCGGAATCTCCGCATATAATACATAATAATATTGGGACTGCTTATGATTCTATGGGTTTAATAAGCAACTCAATTGAACACTATGAGATTGCATTAAAACTAAACCCTGATTTCGCAGAGCCTTATATTAATCTCGGCATTATTTATCACTCTCAAGGACTGATAGATAAAGCCATAGAATCCTATCAGATTGCGCTAAAATTAAATCCTGATTCTTCAGAAGCACATTACAATATGGGTATTTCATACAGTTTAAAAGGTTTAACTGATAATGCAATAAAGCACCTTGAAAATTCTTTAACTCTAAAACCTGATTTTGCAAAAGCACATTATTATTTAGGGGTTGAATACCGCAAAAAAGGTCTCATTGATAAAGCTGAAGAGCATTTTCGCATAGCTGACAAGCTAGGATATACAAATTAA
- the dprA gene encoding DNA-protecting protein DprA: MSDLKYWLALNLLPDIGPFYARRLLSAFGSPENIFQMPAGELRKIEGIGENRAKSIAGFRQWDVVDKEISYAKKNNVKILPFKDPLYPERLRQIPDAPLLLYVKGDLRDDDKYAMAIVGSRTPTDYGLQVAERISYKLAAYGLTVVSGMARGIDGASHKGALMAGGRTLAVLGSGIDVPYPLENKGLMRALMPSGALISEFPLGTKPNTGNFPKRNRIISGLSLGVLVIEAGVDSGSLITVGYALEQGREVFAVPGNITSKTSKGTNDLIKKGAKLVENADEIINELAPQIKGILKETQTEERQQNISAPAPHMTEAEKKVYNILCKGPKHIDAITREVNIPASEALSTLLSLELKGAVRQMDGKNFLAANC; the protein is encoded by the coding sequence ATGTCTGACCTTAAATACTGGCTTGCCCTCAATCTGTTGCCTGACATAGGCCCTTTTTATGCAAGGCGGCTTTTGTCTGCCTTTGGAAGCCCTGAGAATATTTTTCAGATGCCGGCTGGCGAGCTGAGAAAAATTGAAGGCATAGGCGAAAATAGGGCAAAAAGCATTGCCGGCTTCAGGCAGTGGGATGTTGTTGACAAAGAGATTAGTTACGCAAAAAAAAATAATGTAAAAATACTCCCCTTTAAAGACCCTCTGTATCCTGAGCGGCTGAGGCAGATACCAGACGCTCCGCTTTTGCTGTATGTTAAAGGCGATCTTAGAGATGACGATAAGTACGCCATGGCAATAGTCGGCTCAAGGACTCCGACAGACTACGGGCTTCAGGTTGCCGAGAGGATAAGTTATAAACTTGCTGCATACGGGCTGACTGTTGTAAGCGGAATGGCAAGAGGCATAGACGGCGCATCGCACAAAGGGGCGCTGATGGCAGGCGGCAGGACGCTTGCAGTGCTCGGCTCAGGCATTGATGTGCCTTATCCCCTTGAAAACAAGGGGCTGATGAGGGCGCTCATGCCGTCCGGCGCTCTTATAAGCGAATTCCCGCTTGGGACTAAGCCCAATACAGGGAATTTTCCAAAGCGAAACCGCATAATAAGCGGGCTGTCTTTGGGCGTGCTTGTCATTGAGGCAGGTGTTGACAGCGGCTCTCTGATTACTGTAGGGTATGCCCTTGAGCAGGGCAGAGAAGTCTTTGCCGTGCCCGGAAATATAACATCAAAGACTTCTAAGGGGACCAACGACCTTATAAAAAAGGGCGCCAAGCTCGTTGAGAACGCCGATGAAATCATTAATGAACTGGCGCCTCAGATTAAAGGCATTCTTAAAGAAACGCAGACAGAAGAAAGACAGCAGAATATTTCCGCTCCGGCGCCGCATATGACTGAGGCTGAAAAAAAAGTTTATAATATTCTGTGCAAGGGGCCAAAGCATATAGACGCAATCACAAGAGAAGTTAATATCCCTGCGTCAGAGGCATTGTCTACACTGTTAAGCCTTGAACTTAAAGGCGCTGTAAGACAGATGGATGGAAAAAATTTTCTTGCCGCTAATTGCTGA
- a CDS encoding Bro-N domain-containing protein, which produces MEDTKIALFKGRKIRKTLHNDEWWFVIVDVVAALTDSLQPDGYLKDMRRRDPELSKGWGQIATPLFIKTEGGQQKINCANTEGVFRIIQSIPSPKAEPFKRWLAKVGYERVQEIENPELATKRTRMLYKLKGYPDDWIEKRMRGIAIREELTDEWKERGAKEEKDYEILTAEISKATFGVTPGEYKNLKGLKRENLRDHMDDFELIFNMLGEKSTTEIHRTEDSQGISKLKSDAKAGGDIAGNARKQLEKRLGRSVVTKTNFLQQPSKTKKLPNK; this is translated from the coding sequence ATGGAAGACACAAAAATAGCATTGTTTAAAGGCAGGAAAATCAGAAAGACACTCCATAATGATGAATGGTGGTTTGTTATTGTCGATGTCGTGGCAGCTTTAACTGACTCTTTACAGCCTGATGGATACCTTAAAGATATGCGGAGACGCGATCCGGAACTTTCAAAAGGGTGGGGGCAAATTGCCACCCCCCTTTTTATAAAGACTGAGGGCGGACAACAGAAAATTAACTGTGCCAATACCGAAGGGGTTTTCCGTATTATCCAGTCTATCCCTTCGCCCAAAGCAGAACCCTTCAAAAGATGGTTAGCAAAAGTCGGTTATGAACGAGTACAGGAAATAGAAAATCCTGAACTTGCCACCAAAAGAACAAGAATGCTGTATAAACTCAAGGGCTATCCAGACGACTGGATTGAAAAAAGGATGCGCGGAATAGCTATCAGAGAAGAGCTGACTGATGAATGGAAAGAGCGGGGAGCAAAAGAAGAGAAGGACTATGAAATTCTGACTGCTGAGATATCCAAAGCCACTTTTGGAGTAACGCCGGGTGAATATAAGAATCTCAAGGGTTTAAAGCGTGAAAACCTGCGGGATCACATGGATGATTTTGAACTGATCTTTAACATGCTTGGTGAAAAATCCACCACAGAGATTCACCGCACGGAAGATTCCCAAGGCATAAGTAAATTGAAATCAGATGCCAAAGCCGGAGGGGATATTGCCGGCAATGCCAGAAAACAGCTTGAGAAGAGACTCGGCAGATCTGTTGTTACTAAAACCAATTTCCTGCAACAGCCTTCAAAGACTAAGAAACTACCCAATAAATAA
- a CDS encoding tetratricopeptide repeat protein, producing MQSDSQAVNIKTAFPFNPIFHLILIAVIGLLAYSNTLNAPFYFDDAFNIVENPIIKDLQYFAEPSKAKEFPLYNTFKNRFIGYLAFALNYRLHGLDVTGYHIVNLSIHIINALLVYWLVLLTFFRVAKGQRDKVAEGQDSLSTVNGQQSINLIALFSALIFISHPIQTQAVTYIVQRFTSLATMFYLLSLVMYVKFRTQNIEHRTQNTDKRQKIFSLSSVFWYLGSVLSAVLAMKTKEIAFTLPIIIVLYEFVFFSPNSQAKACGYASRLTLYALRFLYLIPFLLTLLIIPLGIIDFSKSTEDLIESISETTKVQVVTISRWEYFFTQSRVIVTYIRLLFSPLNQNLDYDYPIYNSFLNPNVFLSFLLLLSILGLAVYLFYYSKNPLYEPLAPSHRPLSLPTGQAGPFDKGGIKGGRSPFTVHCSLFTVHYLRLTAFGLFWFFITLSVESSFIPIVDVIFEHRVYLPSIGLIIAFVSAVFYFSPYLSSFNLQPSSFLSHHASRITVLLLAAVVLSLSIAAYQRNAVWQDKVKLWEDVIRKSPGKARGYFQLGVAYFDKNDLTAATKYFEISKQSFFMIESHAYLGNIYALMGQYNKAINNFTIAIDKYDYAVWKDKTNNAYLYYNRGQAYYESGAINNAKEDFTIACQKGFDRGCYKLSGLTVK from the coding sequence ATGCAATCAGATTCACAAGCGGTTAACATTAAGACAGCATTTCCGTTTAACCCAATCTTTCATCTCATACTGATTGCTGTTATCGGTCTGCTTGCTTACTCCAATACCCTTAATGCTCCATTTTATTTTGATGACGCATTCAACATTGTAGAAAATCCTATTATCAAAGACCTTCAATATTTTGCAGAACCTTCAAAGGCAAAAGAATTTCCCTTGTACAACACTTTTAAAAACCGCTTTATAGGCTATCTCGCTTTTGCACTAAATTATAGACTGCACGGTCTTGATGTCACAGGTTATCATATCGTCAACCTCTCAATCCATATCATAAACGCACTGCTTGTGTACTGGCTTGTGCTGCTGACATTCTTTAGAGTGGCAAAGGGACAAAGGGACAAAGTGGCAGAGGGGCAGGATTCACTGTCAACGGTTAACGGTCAACAGTCAATAAACTTAATTGCCCTTTTCTCCGCCCTTATCTTTATCTCTCATCCTATTCAGACGCAGGCAGTCACTTACATTGTCCAGAGGTTTACATCCCTTGCAACAATGTTTTATCTCCTAAGTCTGGTGATGTATGTGAAATTCAGAACTCAGAACATAGAGCACAGAACACAGAACACAGACAAAAGGCAAAAAATCTTTAGTCTGTCATCTGTGTTCTGGTATCTGGGCTCTGTCCTTTCTGCTGTCCTTGCCATGAAAACTAAGGAAATTGCCTTCACCCTCCCTATAATCATTGTCCTTTATGAATTTGTTTTTTTCTCTCCAAATTCGCAGGCTAAAGCCTGCGGCTACGCCTCACGCCTCACACTTTACGCCTTACGTTTTCTCTATCTTATCCCTTTTCTCCTCACCCTGCTCATCATCCCATTAGGCATTATTGACTTCAGTAAAAGCACTGAAGATTTGATTGAAAGTATTAGTGAAACAACAAAAGTCCAAGTTGTTACCATATCAAGGTGGGAATACTTTTTTACACAGTCAAGGGTAATCGTCACTTATATAAGACTACTATTTTCCCCTTTGAACCAAAACCTTGACTATGACTATCCAATATATAACTCATTTCTAAATCCAAACGTGTTCCTGTCGTTTCTGCTTTTATTGTCTATTCTCGGACTTGCCGTTTATCTATTTTATTATTCAAAAAATCCCCTCTATGAGCCGTTGGCTCCGAGTCATAGGCCTCTATCCCTGCCTACCGGACAGGCAGGCCCCTTTGACAAAGGGGGAATAAAAGGGGGTCGTTCACCGTTCACCGTTCACTGTTCACTGTTCACTGTTCACTATTTACGCCTCACCGCCTTCGGCCTTTTCTGGTTCTTCATAACCCTGTCTGTTGAATCAAGCTTTATACCGATTGTGGATGTAATTTTTGAGCATAGAGTTTATCTGCCAAGCATAGGGTTAATAATTGCCTTTGTCTCAGCCGTTTTTTATTTTAGTCCTTATCTTTCATCCTTCAACCTTCAACCTTCATCCTTTCTTTCTCATCACGCATCACGCATTACGGTCTTACTGCTTGCTGCTGTAGTTCTTTCCCTTTCCATCGCCGCTTATCAGAGAAATGCCGTATGGCAGGATAAGGTAAAGTTATGGGAGGATGTGATAAGAAAAAGCCCTGGGAAAGCAAGAGGATATTTTCAACTCGGGGTGGCTTACTTTGATAAAAACGATCTAACCGCAGCTACTAAATACTTTGAAATATCAAAACAAAGTTTTTTTATGATTGAGTCTCATGCTTATCTTGGCAATATTTATGCACTCATGGGACAGTATAACAAAGCAATTAATAATTTTACAATTGCTATAGATAAATACGATTACGCAGTATGGAAGGACAAGACAAACAACGCATACCTTTATTATAATCGCGGGCAAGCTTATTACGAGTCAGGGGCGATTAATAACGCAAAGGAAGACTTCACCATTGCCTGCCAGAAAGGTTTTGATAGAGGCTGTTATAAGTTAAGCGGGTTAACCGTAAAATGA
- the topA gene encoding type I DNA topoisomerase encodes MKSLLIVESPAKAKTLNKFLGSGFSIKASVGHVKDLPAKELGVDVKKDFKPTYVVIGGKEKVLKELKKAAKESDRVFLAPDPDREGEAIAWHIAEELNGDSGKVFRVTFNEITEKAVTEAIKHPRRIDLNLVDAQQARRVLDRLVGYKLSPLLWRKVRRGLSAGRVQSVALRLVVDREREITAFTSVEYWSITATLEGKEPPFFHAKLFQINGQKADIKNEQEANGILQTLSGRPFTVRTIEKKGKKRTPPPPFITSTLQQEAARKLRFPAKKTMFIAQQLYEGIELGEEGSVGLITYMRTDSVRVAAEAQQEAKAYIGKAFGSNYAPEKPPVYKSKKTAQEAHEAIRPTSILRAPEGIKKHLSKDHFNLYSLIWNRFLASQMIPALLEQTTITIDAVNPQSLNPNSQFEFRATGTIVKFPGFMAVYIEGADETAEEEELLPSLNEGDALKVLEISPKQHFTQPPPKYTEATLVKDLEAKGIGRPSTYATILSTIQDRKYVEKSEGRFMPTELGMVVNDLLVDKFPELMDIGFTAKMENNLDKIEEGDLKWIKVVHDFYTPFDKDITEAMQSTGRVKPADIPTDKTCEKCGKPMIIKWGRHGRFLACSGYPECKTTMPLEGQTSEGDGQKPEAGMPEINEKCAKCGSPMVLKTGRFGRFLACSKYPECKTAKPLSTGIKCPEDGGDIVERKTKRGKLFFSCGNYPKCKFATWYRPVAKKCPKCGAGILIEKRTKKEEVLACLKKDCGHKEELQSAGDADTEATKT; translated from the coding sequence GTGAAATCACTTTTAATTGTTGAGTCGCCTGCAAAGGCAAAGACCCTTAACAAATTTCTTGGCAGCGGTTTTTCTATTAAAGCATCAGTCGGTCATGTAAAAGACCTGCCTGCCAAAGAATTAGGCGTAGATGTTAAAAAAGACTTTAAGCCTACATATGTGGTTATCGGCGGCAAGGAAAAGGTTTTAAAAGAGCTGAAAAAGGCGGCAAAAGAATCAGACAGGGTCTTTCTTGCGCCTGACCCTGACAGGGAGGGCGAGGCTATTGCATGGCATATAGCAGAGGAGTTAAACGGGGATTCAGGCAAGGTTTTCAGGGTTACCTTTAATGAAATAACTGAAAAGGCAGTGACAGAGGCCATCAAGCATCCACGGAGGATTGATCTTAATCTCGTTGATGCACAGCAGGCAAGAAGGGTTCTTGACAGGCTCGTCGGCTACAAACTTTCCCCGCTTTTATGGCGCAAAGTAAGGCGGGGGCTGAGCGCAGGCAGGGTTCAGTCAGTCGCCTTAAGGCTTGTCGTTGACAGGGAACGCGAGATAACCGCATTTACCTCCGTGGAATACTGGAGCATAACGGCAACACTTGAAGGCAAGGAACCGCCTTTTTTCCATGCGAAACTATTTCAGATAAACGGGCAGAAAGCTGACATTAAAAATGAGCAGGAAGCAAACGGTATTCTCCAAACACTAAGCGGCAGACCGTTTACAGTAAGGACGATTGAGAAAAAGGGCAAAAAACGCACGCCTCCTCCTCCATTTATCACAAGCACGCTTCAGCAGGAGGCGGCAAGAAAGCTTCGCTTCCCGGCAAAAAAGACAATGTTTATTGCTCAGCAGCTTTACGAAGGGATTGAGCTTGGAGAAGAGGGTTCGGTTGGTCTTATAACATATATGAGGACAGACTCGGTAAGAGTCGCGGCAGAGGCACAGCAGGAGGCAAAGGCTTACATAGGCAAGGCATTCGGCAGTAATTACGCCCCTGAAAAACCGCCTGTTTACAAAAGCAAGAAGACGGCGCAGGAGGCGCATGAGGCTATAAGACCTACATCAATCCTGCGGGCTCCGGAGGGGATAAAAAAACATCTGTCAAAAGATCATTTTAACCTTTACAGCCTTATCTGGAACCGTTTCCTTGCAAGCCAGATGATACCGGCGCTCCTTGAGCAGACTACCATTACTATTGATGCCGTTAACCCCCAATCCCTAAACCCTAATTCCCAATTTGAATTCCGCGCAACAGGCACCATTGTCAAGTTTCCGGGCTTCATGGCAGTTTATATTGAGGGTGCGGATGAAACCGCGGAAGAAGAAGAACTTCTACCTTCGCTTAACGAAGGCGATGCACTGAAGGTGCTGGAGATTTCCCCAAAACAGCATTTCACACAACCGCCGCCCAAATATACAGAGGCCACCCTTGTCAAAGACCTTGAGGCAAAGGGCATTGGAAGGCCGAGCACCTATGCCACAATACTTTCAACCATACAGGACAGGAAGTACGTGGAGAAATCCGAGGGCAGGTTTATGCCGACAGAACTCGGCATGGTCGTCAATGACCTGCTTGTGGACAAATTCCCTGAGCTTATGGACATCGGCTTCACCGCAAAAATGGAAAACAATCTTGACAAGATTGAAGAGGGGGATCTTAAATGGATTAAGGTTGTGCATGATTTTTATACGCCCTTTGACAAAGACATTACAGAGGCAATGCAGAGCACCGGCAGAGTAAAGCCTGCGGATATTCCAACTGATAAAACCTGTGAGAAGTGCGGCAAGCCCATGATTATCAAATGGGGCCGGCACGGAAGGTTTCTGGCATGTTCGGGCTATCCTGAATGTAAGACGACAATGCCGCTTGAAGGACAGACATCTGAAGGAGACGGGCAGAAGCCGGAAGCAGGAATGCCTGAGATTAATGAAAAATGCGCAAAGTGCGGCTCTCCGATGGTGCTTAAAACAGGGCGGTTCGGGAGATTCCTTGCGTGCAGTAAATATCCTGAATGTAAAACGGCAAAGCCCTTAAGCACGGGCATTAAATGCCCTGAGGACGGCGGAGATATTGTTGAAAGGAAAACAAAACGCGGTAAGTTGTTCTTTAGCTGCGGCAATTATCCAAAATGCAAGTTTGCAACATGGTACAGGCCTGTTGCAAAAAAATGCCCCAAATGCGGGGCAGGCATACTGATTGAGAAGCGGACCAAAAAAGAAGAGGTGCTGGCCTGCCTTAAAAAAGACTGCGGCCACAAAGAAGAACTTCAATCCGCCGGAGACGCTGACACCGAAGCAACAAAGACCTGA
- a CDS encoding argininosuccinate synthase: MKINKIVLAYSGGLDTSVAIKWLKETYGCEVIAFCADLGQEEELKTVKSKALKTGASKAYVVDLKEEFAKNYIFPMLRAGAVYEGAYLLGTSIARPLIAKAQIEIAKKENADAVAHGATGKGNDQARFELTYYALKPDIKVIAPWREWSFNSRGSLINYAKAHYIPVTATKAKPYSTDRNLFHISYEGGILEDPWAEPPEDMFTLTASPEKALLKPVYLEIGYKDGDPVSLNGKRLSPASLLKALNSIAGRHGIGRLDIVENRFVGIKSRGVYETPGGTVLHTAHRAIESITMDREVMHLRDSLMPKYAELIYYGYWFSPEREALQNFIDKSQKGVTGAVRLKLYKGNCTVTGRKSPVSLYKPQLATFEAERVYNQKDAEGFIKLNALRLKTRKFQKGKI, encoded by the coding sequence ATGAAGATTAATAAAATTGTTTTGGCTTATTCGGGCGGACTTGATACATCAGTTGCAATAAAGTGGCTTAAGGAGACTTACGGGTGCGAGGTTATTGCATTCTGCGCAGACTTAGGGCAGGAAGAGGAATTAAAAACAGTAAAAAGCAAGGCTCTTAAGACCGGCGCCTCAAAGGCTTATGTGGTTGACTTGAAGGAGGAGTTTGCAAAAAACTACATATTCCCCATGCTCCGGGCAGGCGCGGTTTATGAGGGAGCATATCTTCTGGGCACTTCAATCGCAAGGCCTCTTATAGCCAAAGCGCAAATTGAAATAGCAAAAAAGGAAAATGCCGATGCAGTTGCGCACGGTGCAACGGGCAAGGGTAATGATCAGGCGCGCTTTGAGCTTACTTACTATGCGCTTAAACCTGATATAAAAGTCATAGCTCCATGGAGGGAATGGTCGTTTAATTCAAGGGGGTCGCTGATAAATTATGCAAAGGCGCACTATATCCCCGTAACTGCCACCAAGGCAAAACCTTACAGCACTGACCGGAATCTTTTTCATATAAGTTATGAGGGCGGGATTTTAGAAGACCCGTGGGCAGAGCCGCCTGAAGACATGTTTACCCTGACTGCATCGCCTGAAAAGGCGCTGTTAAAGCCTGTGTATCTGGAGATCGGATACAAGGACGGCGACCCGGTATCGCTAAATGGAAAAAGGCTTTCCCCTGCATCCCTGCTTAAAGCCCTTAATTCAATTGCAGGAAGACACGGAATCGGCAGGCTTGATATTGTTGAAAACAGATTTGTAGGCATAAAATCACGCGGGGTTTATGAAACTCCGGGCGGGACCGTACTTCATACGGCACACAGGGCAATTGAGTCCATAACAATGGACCGGGAGGTAATGCACCTAAGAGATTCACTGATGCCGAAATATGCGGAGCTTATATATTACGGCTACTGGTTTTCGCCGGAGAGAGAGGCGCTTCAGAATTTTATTGATAAATCACAAAAGGGAGTTACAGGCGCCGTAAGGCTCAAACTCTACAAGGGGAACTGCACGGTAACCGGAAGAAAATCTCCGGTGTCTTTATACAAGCCTCAGCTTGCCACATTTGAGGCTGAACGGGTTTACAACCAGAAAGACGCAGAGGGCTTTATAAAGCTTAATGCGTTAAGGCTCAAAACAAGAAAATTTCAAAAAGGAAAAATCTGA